A single region of the Devosia sp. FJ2-5-3 genome encodes:
- a CDS encoding ATP-binding protein yields the protein MDDAGMPRKVVGFALFLARLQAQLGLLVALAGLIAAFVIFGGLQGDIALIGFVLFVGLVGIVPTPIAAERADAAQSLGPERARLQPEQTIAATAEALGDPALLLDQRGAVIYRNGAAVRQFPNLQDGQVLTLVLRNPELMRAVEGALGSGQLKSFELHQTIPNETWDRVVVAPLRPPGMDWTVETERRLLVTFQSLTALKRVDAMRSDFIANASHELRTPLASLVGFIDTLLGPAAKDAAAREKFLGIMRTQADRMSRLIDDMLSLSRIEMYQHMRPTGTVELAGLLREVREGLQTQAAAAEIEVRLRLPDEPVTVSGDRGQLYEVFENLIENAIKYGAGGKSVEVELSEIERGNLRHLVSVTDHGPGVEPEHVPRMTERFYRIDAETSRKKKGTGLGLAIVKHIVQRHHGQVSIRSKLGEGLRVDVLLP from the coding sequence ATGGATGATGCAGGCATGCCCCGCAAGGTCGTCGGTTTCGCGCTGTTCCTGGCCCGCTTGCAGGCCCAGCTCGGCCTGCTGGTGGCGCTGGCCGGACTGATCGCCGCCTTCGTGATCTTCGGTGGCCTGCAGGGCGACATCGCCCTGATCGGATTTGTGCTTTTCGTCGGACTGGTGGGCATCGTGCCAACCCCGATCGCGGCAGAGCGCGCCGATGCCGCGCAAAGCCTTGGCCCCGAACGCGCAAGGCTGCAGCCTGAGCAGACAATTGCCGCGACGGCCGAGGCGCTGGGTGATCCCGCCCTTCTGCTCGACCAGCGCGGGGCGGTGATCTATCGCAATGGCGCGGCGGTCCGACAGTTTCCCAATCTGCAGGATGGCCAGGTCCTGACCCTGGTGCTGCGCAATCCCGAGCTGATGCGCGCCGTCGAAGGCGCGCTCGGCAGCGGACAGCTAAAGAGCTTCGAGCTGCACCAGACCATTCCCAACGAAACCTGGGATCGTGTCGTCGTCGCCCCGCTCCGCCCGCCGGGCATGGATTGGACGGTGGAAACAGAACGCCGATTGCTGGTGACGTTCCAGAGTCTTACCGCGCTCAAGCGCGTCGACGCCATGCGCAGCGATTTCATCGCCAATGCCAGCCATGAATTGCGCACGCCGCTGGCCTCGCTTGTCGGCTTCATCGATACGCTGCTGGGACCCGCCGCCAAGGACGCGGCGGCGCGCGAGAAGTTTCTGGGCATCATGCGGACCCAGGCAGACCGCATGAGCCGGCTGATCGACGATATGCTGAGCCTGTCGCGCATCGAGATGTACCAGCATATGCGGCCCACGGGCACGGTGGAACTGGCGGGACTGCTGCGCGAAGTGCGCGAGGGCCTCCAGACCCAGGCCGCCGCGGCCGAAATCGAGGTGAGATTGCGCCTGCCGGACGAACCGGTGACGGTGAGCGGCGACCGGGGCCAGCTCTATGAAGTGTTCGAAAACCTCATCGAAAACGCTATCAAATATGGCGCGGGGGGCAAAAGCGTCGAGGTGGAGCTGTCAGAAATCGAACGCGGAAATCTGCGTCACCTGGTTAGCGTCACCGATCATGGGCCGGGCGTCGAGCCCGAGCATGTGCCCCGCATGACCGAGCGCTTTTATCGGATCGATGCGGAAACCAGCCGCAAGAAGAAGGGCACCGGCCTTGGCCTTGCCATCGTCAAGCACATCGTCCAGCGCCATCATGGGCAGGTGTCGATCAGGAGCAAGCTCGGCGAGGGGCTGCGGGTCGACGTTCTTCTTCCCTAA
- the ppk2 gene encoding polyphosphate kinase 2 yields the protein MTDPFESFDIDDPQLPKAIKRAALTSGGFPYDEAMDEEEYDTQIYALQKQLVLLQAHMARAGERTVVVFEGRDAAGKGGTIKRILENLNPRYNLIAALPKPNDRERTQWYFQRYIDWLPAAGEMVLFDRSWYNRAGVEPVMGFCTPEETEIFLEEAPAFEKRLTRDGIKLFKFWLSIGREMQLKRFHDRRHDPLKTWKLSPVDLEALNKWDDYSRARDTMLKRTDSVHAPWTVIRANDKMRTRLNVIRTILSGFEFDGKDDKEIGKIDRKIVLSAEEFLAVKGE from the coding sequence GTGACCGACCCCTTCGAGAGCTTCGACATTGACGACCCCCAGCTGCCCAAAGCCATCAAGCGGGCGGCGCTCACCTCCGGTGGCTTTCCCTATGACGAAGCCATGGATGAGGAGGAGTATGACACGCAGATCTATGCGCTGCAAAAGCAGCTGGTGCTGCTGCAGGCCCATATGGCGCGGGCGGGCGAGCGGACCGTGGTGGTGTTTGAAGGCCGCGACGCCGCCGGCAAGGGCGGCACCATCAAGCGCATCCTCGAGAACCTCAATCCGCGCTACAATCTCATCGCGGCCCTGCCAAAGCCGAACGATCGCGAACGCACCCAATGGTATTTCCAGCGCTATATCGACTGGCTGCCGGCCGCCGGTGAAATGGTGCTGTTCGACCGCTCCTGGTACAACCGCGCCGGGGTCGAACCGGTCATGGGGTTCTGCACGCCTGAGGAAACCGAGATCTTCCTCGAAGAGGCCCCGGCCTTCGAAAAGCGCCTGACCCGGGACGGGATAAAACTCTTCAAATTCTGGCTGTCGATCGGTCGTGAGATGCAATTGAAGCGTTTCCACGACCGGCGGCACGATCCCCTGAAAACCTGGAAGCTCTCCCCGGTCGATCTTGAGGCGCTCAACAAATGGGACGACTATTCCCGCGCCCGTGACACCATGCTCAAGCGCACCGACAGCGTCCACGCGCCCTGGACCGTGATCCGCGCCAACGACAAGATGCGCACCCGCCTCAACGTCATCCGCACCATCCTCTCGGGCTTTGAATTCGACGGCAAGGACGACAAGGAAATCGGCAAGATTGACCGCAAGATCGTCCTCAGCGCCGAAGAGTTTTTGGCCGTGAAGGGAGAATAG
- a CDS encoding N-formylglutamate amidohydrolase — protein MIAGEEKAVTVNNARGASPFVVVCDHASNFIPEIYGDLGLTPIERVSHIAWDPGALAVSRALTEALDAPLVWSGVSRLVIDTNRDLNAPDLIWTLSEATRIPGNENLSEDERRYRIEHFHRPYHRAIEDLLEMRRHAGMESVLVCMHSFTPVYHGVARPWPIGLLHGRDTAFTEALRDALAEAAPELDIGWNQPYAALNGVTLTLEKHGDGRGLEATMIELRNDEILSSEGVSYWADLLARSLTEARRRRLTARP, from the coding sequence ATGATCGCAGGTGAAGAAAAAGCGGTGACGGTGAACAATGCGCGGGGCGCTTCGCCCTTTGTCGTCGTGTGTGACCACGCCTCCAATTTCATTCCCGAAATCTATGGCGATCTCGGGCTGACGCCGATCGAGCGGGTGAGCCACATTGCCTGGGATCCCGGCGCGCTGGCGGTGAGCCGGGCGCTGACCGAGGCGCTCGATGCGCCCCTCGTCTGGTCCGGCGTTTCCCGCCTGGTCATCGACACCAATCGCGATCTCAATGCGCCCGATCTGATCTGGACGCTGTCCGAGGCAACGCGCATTCCGGGCAACGAAAACCTTTCCGAAGACGAGCGGCGCTACCGGATCGAGCATTTTCACCGACCCTATCATCGCGCCATCGAGGACCTCCTTGAAATGCGACGGCACGCGGGGATGGAATCGGTTCTGGTCTGCATGCATTCCTTCACGCCGGTCTATCATGGCGTCGCCCGCCCCTGGCCGATCGGGCTCCTGCATGGGCGCGACACGGCTTTCACCGAGGCCCTGCGCGATGCATTGGCAGAAGCGGCACCCGAACTCGATATCGGCTGGAACCAGCCCTATGCCGCCCTCAACGGGGTGACGCTGACGCTCGAAAAGCACGGCGACGGGCGCGGGCTCGAGGCCACGATGATCGAATTGCGCAATGACGAGATCCTCTCGAGCGAGGGCGTCTCCTATTGGGCGGACCTGCTGGCCCGGAGCCTGACCGAGGCGCGTCGGAGGCGTTTGACCGCGCGGCCCTAG
- a CDS encoding aldehyde dehydrogenase family protein — protein MTETVQIISPVDGKVFAERQTLDGDAIDRAVSRAKAAQRDWRLLALAERVALVDKMVDALIAMNDEITPELAWQMGRPIRYGGEKRGVEERSRHMLAIAGESLAPLMRPEQDGFVRYITREPLGVVLVIAPWNYPFLTAVNSIIPALAAGNVVLLKHASQTLLAGERFGAAARMAGLPEGVFQNLVMGHAETEKLVGSGLIEHINFTGSVEAGRRIERAAAGTFASLGLELGGKDPAYVRADANLDFAAENLVDGSFFNSGQSCCGVERIYVHEDVYDGFVDRFVGQARGWTLGDPLDPATIVGPMARGSFADHVRRQTEEAARAGASRHLNWAHERDREGSPWLAPEVLTGVNHQMSIMREESFGPVVGIMKVADDEEAVGLMNDSPYGLTASIWTDDLEAAGRIGAALETGTVFANRCDYLDPALVWTGVKDTGRGGALSEIGYHNLTQPKSFHLRRV, from the coding sequence ATGACCGAGACAGTGCAGATCATTTCCCCGGTGGACGGAAAAGTCTTTGCCGAACGGCAAACGCTCGACGGGGACGCCATTGATCGGGCGGTGAGCCGCGCCAAGGCGGCGCAGCGGGATTGGCGCCTGCTGGCGCTTGCCGAACGGGTGGCGCTGGTGGACAAAATGGTCGACGCGCTTATCGCCATGAATGACGAGATTACGCCCGAACTGGCCTGGCAGATGGGGCGGCCCATCCGCTATGGCGGGGAAAAGCGGGGTGTCGAGGAGCGCAGCCGGCACATGCTGGCCATTGCAGGGGAGAGCCTCGCGCCGCTGATGCGGCCGGAACAGGACGGGTTCGTGCGCTATATCACCCGCGAGCCGCTGGGCGTGGTGCTGGTGATCGCGCCCTGGAATTATCCGTTTCTGACGGCGGTCAATTCCATCATTCCGGCGCTGGCGGCGGGCAATGTGGTGCTCTTGAAACATGCCAGCCAGACGCTGCTGGCCGGCGAGCGTTTTGGCGCGGCGGCGCGGATGGCAGGCCTGCCGGAGGGCGTGTTCCAGAACCTCGTCATGGGGCATGCGGAAACGGAAAAACTGGTGGGATCGGGGCTGATCGAGCACATCAATTTCACCGGCTCGGTTGAGGCGGGGCGGCGGATCGAGCGGGCGGCGGCGGGGACGTTCGCCTCGCTGGGGCTGGAGCTGGGCGGCAAGGACCCGGCCTATGTGCGGGCCGATGCGAACCTCGATTTTGCCGCCGAAAACCTCGTCGACGGGAGTTTTTTCAATTCCGGGCAATCCTGCTGCGGGGTCGAACGCATCTATGTGCACGAAGATGTCTATGACGGTTTTGTCGACCGTTTCGTCGGGCAGGCGCGCGGCTGGACGCTGGGCGATCCGCTTGATCCGGCGACGATCGTCGGGCCGATGGCGCGGGGGAGCTTTGCCGATCATGTGCGCCGGCAGACCGAGGAGGCCGCACGGGCCGGGGCCAGCCGGCATCTAAACTGGGCCCATGAACGCGACCGCGAGGGCTCGCCCTGGTTGGCGCCCGAAGTGCTAACCGGCGTCAACCACCAGATGAGCATCATGCGCGAGGAGAGTTTCGGGCCGGTGGTCGGGATCATGAAAGTGGCCGACGACGAAGAGGCGGTCGGGCTGATGAATGACAGCCCCTATGGGCTCACCGCCTCGATCTGGACGGATGATCTCGAAGCGGCGGGGCGGATCGGGGCTGCTCTCGAAACCGGGACGGTTTTTGCCAATCGATGCGACTATCTCGACCCCGCGCTCGTTTGGACCGGAGTGAAGGATACGGGGCGGGGCGGGGCGCTGAGCGAGATCGGCTACCATAATCTCACCCAGCCCAAGAGTTTTCATCTGCGGCGCGTGTGA
- a CDS encoding iron-containing alcohol dehydrogenase — MTKANWNYPTAVRFGAGRISELPEALAAVGIRKPLLVTDAGLAGLPVTQNVLADLRGQGIEVGLFSEVKPNPVAANVEAGIKVLRAGGHDGVIAFGGGSGLDTGKVIAFMAGQTRPMWDFEDIGDWWTRADPAGILPIIAVPTTAGTGSEVGRAGVITDAATHTKKVIFHPLMMPKIVIADPELTIGLPTFITVGTGMDALAHCLEAYCAPGYHPMADGIAVEGIRLVFENLPRVVSNPGDIEARGHMMSAAAMGATAFQKGLGGIHALSHPVGALYDTHHGMTNAVFMPYVLISNKSAIEGRIARLAAYLGLTPSFDAFLHAIVGLRLRLDVPHTLRDFGVGEEKREQIADMAIVDPTAGGNPVELTRERALEIFDRALEGRV; from the coding sequence ATGACCAAAGCAAACTGGAATTATCCCACGGCCGTGCGCTTTGGCGCGGGACGGATTTCCGAATTGCCCGAGGCGCTGGCGGCTGTGGGCATCAGAAAGCCGCTTCTGGTGACCGATGCCGGGCTTGCCGGCCTGCCGGTGACGCAGAATGTGCTGGCCGACCTCAGGGGGCAGGGGATCGAAGTGGGCCTCTTCTCGGAGGTCAAGCCGAACCCGGTGGCGGCCAATGTCGAGGCGGGGATCAAGGTGCTGCGCGCGGGCGGGCATGACGGGGTGATCGCCTTTGGCGGCGGCTCTGGGCTCGATACCGGCAAGGTCATCGCCTTCATGGCTGGGCAGACGCGGCCGATGTGGGACTTCGAGGATATCGGCGATTGGTGGACGCGGGCCGACCCCGCGGGGATCCTGCCCATAATCGCCGTGCCGACCACGGCCGGAACCGGTTCGGAAGTGGGGCGCGCGGGGGTGATCACCGATGCGGCTACGCACACCAAGAAGGTGATCTTTCACCCCCTGATGATGCCGAAAATCGTCATTGCCGACCCCGAACTGACAATCGGCCTGCCCACCTTCATCACCGTCGGCACCGGCATGGATGCGCTGGCCCATTGCCTCGAAGCCTATTGTGCGCCGGGCTATCACCCCATGGCTGATGGCATTGCCGTGGAGGGCATAAGGCTCGTTTTCGAGAACCTGCCCAGGGTTGTGTCCAACCCCGGTGACATCGAAGCGCGCGGCCATATGATGAGCGCCGCGGCGATGGGCGCGACGGCCTTCCAGAAGGGGCTGGGGGGCATTCATGCGCTGAGCCATCCGGTGGGCGCGCTTTACGACACCCATCACGGCATGACCAATGCGGTGTTCATGCCCTATGTACTGATATCCAATAAATCGGCCATCGAGGGCAGGATCGCGCGGCTCGCCGCCTATCTCGGCCTGACGCCGAGCTTTGACGCCTTCCTCCATGCCATTGTCGGGCTGCGCCTGCGGCTCGACGTACCGCATACGCTGAGGGATTTTGGCGTGGGGGAGGAAAAACGCGAGCAGATCGCCGACATGGCGATCGTGGATCCGACGGCGGGGGGCAATCCGGTTGAGCTGACGCGGGAGCGGGCGCTCGAGATTTTTGATCGGGCGCTGGAGGGGCGGGTTTAG
- a CDS encoding sugar kinase, which translates to MAGKRIVSIGECMIEMSGGEDRLYRLGYAGDTLNTAWYLRALLGDDFRVDYATALGADRYSDDIRAFLKANDIGTDHIQTIPSRRPGLYMIHQDKGDRHFTYWRDNSAAKLLADDKEALSKAVDGASLVYFSGITLAILAPKARGRLLGAIVKARDNGAKIAFDTNLRPALWSSERVMASVLTAAASLCDIVLPTHSDEAPLFGDKSVEETAERYLELGVEEVVVKDGSKEALIATASERVKMAPPPAKSVVDATGAGDSFNGGYLSARLMGKSIEEAAANAHRVAGVVIGHKGALVDKGLLG; encoded by the coding sequence ATGGCAGGCAAGCGGATCGTCAGCATTGGCGAATGCATGATCGAGATGAGCGGGGGCGAGGACCGCCTTTATCGCCTGGGCTATGCCGGAGATACGCTGAACACGGCCTGGTATTTGCGGGCGCTGCTCGGAGACGATTTCAGGGTCGATTATGCCACGGCGCTGGGCGCAGACCGCTATTCGGACGATATCCGCGCCTTCCTCAAGGCCAACGACATCGGCACCGATCACATCCAGACCATACCGAGCCGCCGGCCTGGCCTCTACATGATCCACCAGGACAAGGGCGACCGGCATTTTACCTATTGGCGCGATAATTCGGCGGCAAAGCTCCTCGCCGACGACAAGGAGGCACTGAGCAAGGCGGTGGACGGGGCGAGCCTTGTCTATTTTTCCGGCATTACCCTCGCCATTCTGGCGCCAAAGGCGCGGGGGCGATTGCTCGGCGCGATCGTCAAGGCGCGGGACAATGGCGCGAAAATCGCCTTCGACACCAATCTGCGGCCGGCGCTGTGGTCGAGCGAGCGCGTCATGGCTTCGGTGCTGACGGCGGCGGCGAGCCTCTGCGATATCGTCCTGCCGACCCATTCGGATGAGGCGCCGCTCTTTGGCGACAAATCGGTGGAGGAGACCGCAGAGCGCTATCTCGAGCTCGGCGTCGAGGAAGTGGTGGTCAAGGACGGCTCGAAAGAGGCACTGATAGCGACGGCCAGTGAACGGGTGAAGATGGCCCCGCCGCCGGCGAAAAGCGTGGTCGATGCGACGGGGGCCGGCGACAGCTTCAATGGCGGCTATCTCTCGGCGCGGCTGATGGGCAAGTCCATCGAAGAGGCCGCCGCAAACGCGCATCGCGTGGCCGGCGTGGTGATCGGGCACAAGGGTGCGCTGGTCGACAAGGGGCTGCTGGGCTAG
- a CDS encoding mannitol dehydrogenase family protein: MTSARLSPTTLAGLTAGTAVPRYDRASVTPGIVHLGIGAFHRAHMAVYVDDLLADDPSWGIVGASLRRPDTRDALEPQDGLYTIAVRDASGTRPRVIGSILSVMDANAEREDLLALMASPAIRIVSLTVTEKGYCHDPANGELDERHPDIVHDLAHPNAPKSAPGMLVEALARRKAAGIAPFTVMSCDNLPSNGETAKRIVTRFARLRDADLGEWVKSVAFPSIMVDRIVPSTTDADRAEVAALIGAEDAWPIMTEPFTQWVIEDHFPAGRPAFEKVGAQMVRDVEPFELMKLRMLNGSHSTMAYLGYLGGYEYISEVMGDPAYVKLIHGLMTEEAMPTLDMPGTDLGWYRDELLERFRNPALKHRTWQIAMDGSQKLPQRLLGTIRDRLKAGEPFPRLALGVAAWMRYVTGIAEDGSEIDVRDPHALKMMAIATDAGDDPEALYEGLVALTEVFGTDLADNAEFRETVIEMLDSLFEEGARGTVEDLVD; encoded by the coding sequence TTGACCAGCGCGCGCCTCAGCCCCACCACTCTCGCCGGCCTCACGGCCGGCACCGCTGTGCCCCGATATGACCGCGCCAGCGTCACCCCCGGCATTGTCCATCTGGGCATCGGCGCCTTCCACCGGGCGCATATGGCGGTTTATGTCGACGATCTCCTGGCGGACGACCCGAGCTGGGGCATTGTCGGGGCGAGCCTCCGTCGTCCGGACACCAGGGATGCGCTCGAGCCGCAGGACGGGCTCTATACCATTGCCGTGCGCGATGCCTCCGGCACCCGTCCGCGCGTCATCGGCTCGATCCTTTCGGTGATGGACGCCAATGCGGAACGCGAGGACCTTCTCGCCCTGATGGCCAGCCCCGCTATCCGCATCGTCTCGCTCACCGTCACGGAAAAGGGCTATTGCCACGATCCCGCCAATGGCGAGCTCGATGAACGCCATCCCGACATCGTCCACGACCTTGCCCATCCCAATGCGCCGAAATCCGCGCCGGGCATGCTGGTGGAAGCGCTCGCCCGCCGCAAGGCCGCCGGCATCGCCCCGTTCACGGTGATGAGCTGCGACAACCTTCCCTCCAATGGCGAGACCGCAAAACGCATCGTCACCCGCTTTGCTAGGCTCCGCGATGCGGATCTGGGGGAATGGGTGAAATCGGTCGCCTTCCCCTCAATCATGGTGGATCGCATCGTGCCTTCGACCACCGACGCCGACCGCGCCGAAGTCGCTGCCTTGATCGGCGCCGAGGATGCCTGGCCGATCATGACCGAGCCCTTCACCCAATGGGTGATCGAGGATCATTTCCCCGCCGGCCGCCCCGCCTTCGAAAAGGTCGGCGCGCAGATGGTTAGGGATGTCGAGCCGTTCGAATTGATGAAGCTCAGAATGCTCAACGGTTCGCACTCGACCATGGCCTATCTCGGCTATCTCGGGGGCTATGAGTACATTTCCGAAGTCATGGGCGATCCGGCCTATGTCAAACTCATCCATGGCCTCATGACCGAAGAGGCCATGCCGACGCTCGACATGCCCGGCACCGATCTCGGCTGGTATCGCGACGAACTGCTCGAGCGCTTCCGCAACCCGGCCCTCAAGCACCGCACCTGGCAGATCGCCATGGATGGCAGCCAAAAACTGCCGCAGCGCCTCCTCGGCACCATTCGCGACCGCCTCAAGGCCGGCGAGCCCTTCCCCCGCCTCGCCCTCGGCGTCGCCGCCTGGATGCGCTATGTCACCGGCATTGCCGAGGACGGCAGCGAGATCGACGTCAGGGATCCCCACGCCCTCAAGATGATGGCCATCGCCACCGATGCCGGCGACGATCCGGAAGCGCTCTACGAAGGCCTCGTCGCCCTCACCGAAGTGTTCGGCACCGACCTCGCCGACAATGCCGAGTTCCGCGAGACCGTCATCGAAATGCTCGACAGCCTCTTTGAGGAAGGCGCGCGCGGCACTGTCGAGGATCTGGTGGACTAA
- a CDS encoding glutamine synthetase family protein — MVYSLENLREDVAAGRIDTVLVAFPDMQGRLIGKRFLAEFFLETAMEETHGCDYLLADDIDMEPVPGYAAANWKKGYGDFVIKPDLSTLMKCTWLEGTALVIADALDHHHEPVPHAPRNVLKRQLARLEAMGLSANFASELEFYLFEDSFRAAHEKGYRDLKPAGYYIEDYHIFQTTKEEGVMRTLRNALHASGIPVENSKGEWGPGQEEINVRYAEALTMADRHVVIKNATKEIAYAEGKAVTFMAKWAFDLAGSSAHIHMSLAKDGQNQFVDASDELGMSGLMKHFMAGLLTYAGDITYFLAPYINSYKRFQVGTFAPTKAIWSRDNRTAGFRLCGENTRGIRVECRIGGADLNPYLAFAALLAAGIKGIEDKLLLEPGFSGDAYAQGELREVHKTLRDAIAGLKQSKMLEEAFGPDVVGHYVHTGDWEQFEYDRRVTDWERLRGFERS; from the coding sequence TTGGTATATTCGCTTGAAAATCTGCGGGAGGATGTGGCTGCCGGCCGGATCGATACGGTGCTCGTCGCCTTTCCCGACATGCAGGGACGGCTGATCGGCAAGCGCTTCCTCGCCGAATTCTTCCTCGAAACGGCCATGGAGGAAACCCATGGCTGCGACTATCTCCTCGCCGACGATATCGACATGGAGCCGGTGCCCGGCTATGCGGCGGCCAATTGGAAGAAGGGCTATGGCGATTTCGTCATCAAGCCGGACCTCTCCACGCTGATGAAATGCACCTGGCTCGAGGGCACGGCGCTGGTCATCGCCGATGCGCTCGACCATCACCATGAGCCGGTGCCGCATGCGCCCCGCAATGTGCTGAAGCGCCAGCTGGCGCGGCTCGAGGCCATGGGGCTGTCGGCCAATTTCGCCAGCGAGCTTGAATTTTATCTCTTCGAGGACAGTTTTCGCGCCGCCCATGAGAAGGGGTATCGCGACCTCAAGCCGGCCGGCTACTACATCGAGGACTACCACATCTTCCAGACCACCAAGGAAGAAGGGGTGATGCGTACGCTGCGCAATGCACTGCATGCCTCCGGCATTCCGGTCGAGAACTCCAAGGGCGAATGGGGGCCGGGGCAGGAGGAGATCAATGTCCGCTACGCCGAGGCGCTGACCATGGCGGATCGGCATGTGGTGATCAAGAATGCCACCAAGGAGATCGCTTACGCCGAGGGCAAGGCCGTCACCTTCATGGCCAAATGGGCGTTCGATCTCGCCGGATCGTCGGCGCATATCCACATGTCCCTCGCAAAGGACGGGCAGAACCAGTTTGTCGACGCCTCGGACGAATTGGGCATGTCGGGGCTGATGAAGCATTTCATGGCGGGCCTCCTGACCTATGCCGGCGACATCACCTATTTCCTGGCGCCCTATATCAATTCCTACAAGCGCTTTCAGGTCGGCACCTTTGCGCCCACCAAGGCGATCTGGAGCCGGGACAATCGCACGGCGGGATTTCGGCTCTGTGGGGAAAACACCAGGGGAATCCGCGTCGAGTGCCGGATCGGCGGGGCGGATCTGAACCCCTATCTCGCCTTTGCCGCGCTGCTGGCGGCGGGGATCAAGGGGATCGAGGATAAGCTCTTGCTCGAGCCCGGTTTTTCCGGCGACGCCTATGCCCAAGGGGAGCTGCGCGAGGTGCACAAGACGCTGCGCGACGCCATTGCGGGCCTCAAGCAATCGAAAATGCTGGAAGAGGCGTTCGGGCCGGATGTCGTCGGGCACTATGTCCACACCGGCGACTGGGAGCAGTTCGAATATGACCGGCGGGTGACCGACTGGGAGCGCCTGCGCGGCTTCGAGCGCAGCTAA